A genomic window from Pseudogulbenkiania sp. MAI-1 includes:
- a CDS encoding Ig-like domain-containing protein, with product MNESSAIQGKVLAVHGIVKVIDASGHERVLKAGDVIRPGERVVLQDGASLSLERAGGEVVAVDGPRELTLTEETIVPQAIDKTEAAIAKLEPEAQRVLAALEAGQDPLEQLEPAAAGLTGAGSEESGSSFIRLARVSESLVAPDIVSETVDNTTVNSVTSADDANTAAATTANTAGVTDTTAPSVTIDFAADALKAGETSTVTFTFSEAVTGFSNADLTVDGGTLSDVSSADGGQTWTATFTPAAGYTGTASVTVASGSYTDLAGNTGTGGSDSAAVDTLAPVAAIAVDAITADNIVNAAEAGGDVTVTGTVSGEFQAGDAVTLTVNGQSYATTVDADGKYSVAIAGRDLAADSSIDAQVVATDAAGNSSTANSVHSYGVDTTAPSVKIDFAADALKAGETSTVTFTFSEAVTGFSNADLTVDGGTLSDVSSSDGGQTWTATFTPTAGYTGTASVTVASGSYTDLAGNAGTGGSDSAAVDTVAPVAQIAVDAITADNIVNAAEAGGDVTVTGTVTGEFRSGDAVTLTVNGQAYATTVDADGRYSVAIAGRDLAADSTIDAQVVATDAAGNRVTATTVHSHGVDTTIAATIAVDAITADNIVNAAEAGGDVTVTGTVSGEYQSGDAVTLTVNGQAYATTVDADGRYSVAIAGGDLAADSTIDAQVVATDAAGNRVTATTVHSHGVDTTIAASIAIDPITADNTLNQAEVGGDRVTVTGTVGGDVQIGDTVTLTVGGADYHGQVEDLGNGQLGYRIGVGSGDLAGSTTIQASVTTSDAAGNRASANADRNYTVDATAPVAQIAVDAITADNIVNAAEAGGDVTVTGTVSGEYQSGDAVTLTVNGQAYATTVDADGQYSVAIAGRDLAADSTIDAQVVASDAAGNRVTATTVHSHGVDTTITASITIDPITADNTLNQAEVGGDLVTVTGTVGGDVQIGDTVTLTVGGADYHGQVEDLGNGQLGYRIDVGSGDLAGSTTIQASVTTSDAAGNRASANADRSYTVDAIAPTVTVDIAADALKAGETSTVTFTFSEAVTGFNNADLTVDGGTLSDVSSSDGGKTWTATFTPTAGYTGTASVTVLGGSYTDLAGNEGRGGRDSATVDTAAPGVKVDIAADALKAGETSTVTFTFSEAVTSFSNADLTVDGGTLSDVSSSDGGQTWTATFTPTAGYTGTASVTVASGSYTDLAGNAGTGGSDRAAVDTTAPVAQIAVDAITADNIVNAAEAGGDVTVTGTVTGEFRSGDAVTLTVNGQAYATTVDADGRYSVAIAGRDLAADSTIDAQVVATDVAGNRVTATTVHSHGVDTTIAATIAVDAITADNIVNAAEAGGDVTVTGTVSGDYQAGDAVTLTVNGQDYHTTVGADGQYRVAVKGSDLAADSNVHASVLAHDAAGNSATASTDHGYGVDTAITASITIDPITADNTLNSQELGGDRVTVSGTVGGDVQLGDTVTLTVGGSSYQGQVEDLGNGQLGYRIGVGSGDLAGSTAIQASVTTRDAAHNSATATADRSYSVDTAGPSVTVDIAADALKSGETSTVTFTFSEAVTGFSNADLTVDGGTLSDVSSADGGQTWTATFTPAAGYTGSASVAVANASYTDLAGNAGSGGRDTAAVDTAGPSVTVDIAADALKSGETSTVTFTFSEAVTGFSNADLTVDGGTLSDVSSADGGQTWTATFSPAAGYAGPVGVTVAGGSYTDLAGNAGTGGSDHAAVNALPGAAAVSASGNEDTPITVSLQGTDAEDGAVGQFQIDSLPANGTLYSDIAMTQQVSAGSTVSDTLYFKPDANWSGDSSFTYKAVDSLGEVSATAATASIHVEAVADAPNLSAAGSSSFTTVDFTNSATGMAVSVASVGDGQWHTGNAGNQVEVYEASVYGVSGGSNKVLELERNTGDASNLYHDFTVKAGETYHVELDYAPRSGSESSSGVRVYWNGQLVTTLSGSSATWQHISLDLPVTADGTSRLEFKATDSNSYGGLLDNISVVSKVNTGFEDSWIRLSSLTSSLNDTDGSETLSLQITGLPAGTVLKDGDGASAHTVTVGNNGIADITGWNTANLQLLPVTDFNGTLSLNVVATATEASNHSTATTTVPLTVTVLAAPDGVADTYQVVEGTANALAMVLSNDADATGAVVAQVATDATGSGALTVGSSVTLTTTLGGKVVMYADGHFQYTAPVLSHTSADTPTDSFYYQASAGGASSTWTKVSIGVTDTSPVAGSDAAAVRFLGSVSGNLLSNDAVGADATTLTKINGNSLSFGADGWAHVTTANGTLDVKADGTYQYTSSVSASVNLTTGQVSGGTTAGQAWDAYGFTSAPVTASGMLRTSLLTDAAHDAVVLSGGAGSGKDGLGVKISGNSNVIDNGEVLVVHLAEQSLHAVATIAQFNYAQSTTGIWTAYDAQGNQVGTGTFHGIDSSGGVFTVDISTSSAASYVSFTFAAGSTSNQGYVVQALTYDRLPANHSDQISYQITDADGDVSSSVLTVTPDTVGQDIRGTGSGNYIFGSSGNDTLHGLGGNDTIVGGSGNDWIEGGAGDDTLTGDSTFASSVGIDTFKWSLADAGTVGSPAKDTITDFQTGSTGDVLDLRDLLQGEHATGTSNLTNYLHFELQGSSTVVHVSHTGGYAGGFNAGQDTQQITLQNVDVTNHMTLSDQQILQNLLNNGKLITD from the coding sequence ATGAATGAGTCGTCCGCCATCCAGGGTAAAGTTCTTGCCGTCCACGGCATCGTAAAAGTCATCGACGCCAGCGGGCATGAGCGTGTGCTCAAGGCCGGCGATGTCATCCGTCCGGGCGAGCGCGTCGTGCTGCAGGACGGTGCCAGCCTGAGCCTTGAACGGGCGGGGGGCGAAGTGGTGGCGGTGGACGGTCCGCGGGAGCTGACGTTGACCGAAGAAACCATCGTTCCCCAGGCGATCGACAAGACCGAAGCGGCGATTGCCAAGCTGGAGCCCGAAGCGCAACGCGTGCTGGCGGCGTTGGAGGCGGGCCAGGATCCGTTGGAGCAATTGGAGCCGGCCGCTGCGGGTCTCACCGGCGCTGGATCGGAAGAGAGCGGGAGCTCGTTCATCCGCTTGGCGCGCGTCAGCGAATCGCTTGTTGCGCCGGATATCGTTTCCGAAACTGTGGATAACACGACGGTCAACAGCGTGACTTCTGCCGACGATGCCAACACCGCCGCGGCCACGACAGCCAACACGGCAGGCGTGACGGACACAACGGCGCCGAGCGTGACGATCGACTTCGCCGCCGACGCCCTCAAGGCCGGCGAGACCAGCACCGTCACCTTCACCTTCAGCGAAGCGGTTACCGGCTTCAGCAATGCCGACCTCACGGTCGACGGCGGTACGCTGAGCGATGTCAGCAGCGCCGACGGCGGCCAGACCTGGACCGCCACCTTCACCCCGGCGGCTGGTTACACCGGCACCGCCAGCGTGACGGTGGCGAGCGGCAGCTACACCGACCTGGCCGGCAATACCGGCACGGGCGGCAGCGACAGCGCGGCGGTCGATACCCTGGCACCGGTGGCCGCCATCGCCGTTGACGCCATCACCGCCGACAACATCGTCAACGCCGCCGAAGCGGGTGGAGACGTGACCGTCACCGGCACCGTGAGCGGGGAATTCCAGGCCGGCGACGCCGTCACCCTGACGGTGAACGGCCAGTCCTATGCCACCACCGTCGATGCCGATGGCAAGTACAGCGTGGCCATTGCCGGCCGCGACTTGGCGGCCGACTCGAGCATCGATGCCCAGGTCGTCGCCACCGACGCGGCCGGCAATAGCTCTACGGCGAACAGCGTGCATAGCTACGGTGTCGACACCACGGCCCCTAGCGTCAAGATCGACTTCGCCGCCGACGCCCTCAAGGCCGGCGAGACCAGCACCGTCACCTTCACCTTCAGCGAAGCGGTCACCGGCTTCAGCAATGCCGACCTCACGGTCGACGGTGGCACGCTGAGCGACGTCAGCAGCAGCGACGGCGGCCAGACCTGGACCGCCACCTTCACCCCGACGGCCGGCTACACCGGCACCGCCAGCGTGACGGTGGCGAGCGGCAGCTATACCGACCTCGCCGGAAATGCCGGCACCGGCGGCAGCGACAGCGCAGCGGTCGATACTGTCGCTCCGGTAGCGCAGATCGCCGTCGACGCCATCACCGCCGACAACATCGTCAACGCCGCCGAAGCCGGCGGCGACGTCACCGTCACCGGTACGGTCACGGGCGAGTTCCGCAGCGGCGACGCCGTCACCCTGACGGTGAACGGCCAGGCCTACGCCACCACCGTCGATGCCGACGGCCGCTACAGCGTGGCCATCGCCGGCCGCGACCTCGCCGCCGACAGCACCATCGACGCCCAGGTGGTCGCCACCGACGCGGCCGGCAACCGCGTCACCGCCACGACCGTGCACAGCCATGGCGTCGACACCACCATTGCCGCGACCATCGCCGTCGACGCCATCACTGCCGACAACATCGTCAACGCCGCCGAAGCGGGGGGCGACGTCACCGTCACCGGCACCGTGAGCGGGGAATACCAGAGCGGCGACGCCGTCACCCTGACGGTGAATGGCCAGGCCTACGCCACCACCGTCGATGCCGACGGCCGCTACAGCGTGGCCATCGCCGGCGGTGACTTGGCGGCCGACAGCACCATCGACGCCCAGGTGGTCGCCACCGACGCGGCCGGCAACCGTGTCACCGCCACGACCGTGCACAGCCACGGCGTCGACACCACCATCGCCGCCAGCATCGCCATCGACCCGATCACCGCCGACAACACCCTGAACCAGGCCGAAGTGGGCGGCGACCGCGTCACCGTCACCGGCACGGTGGGCGGCGACGTCCAGATCGGCGACACTGTCACCCTGACTGTCGGCGGCGCCGACTACCACGGGCAGGTCGAAGACCTGGGCAACGGCCAGTTGGGCTACCGCATCGGCGTCGGCAGCGGCGACCTGGCCGGCAGCACCACCATTCAGGCCAGCGTCACCACCAGCGATGCGGCGGGCAACCGTGCCAGCGCCAACGCCGACCGCAACTACACTGTTGACGCCACCGCTCCGGTAGCGCAGATCGCCGTCGACGCCATCACCGCCGACAACATCGTCAACGCCGCCGAAGCCGGCGGCGACGTCACCGTCACCGGCACCGTGAGCGGGGAATACCAGAGCGGCGACGCCGTCACCCTGACGGTGAACGGCCAGGCTTACGCCACCACCGTCGATGCCGACGGCCAGTACAGTGTGGCCATCGCCGGCCGCGACCTCGCGGCCGACAGCACCATCGACGCCCAGGTCGTCGCCAGCGACGCGGCCGGCAACCGTGTCACCGCCACGACCGTGCACAGCCACGGTGTCGACACCACGATCACCGCCAGCATCACCATCGACCCGATTACCGCCGACAACACCCTGAACCAGGCCGAAGTGGGCGGCGACCTCGTCACCGTCACCGGTACGGTGGGCGGCGACGTCCAGATCGGCGACACTGTCACCCTGACTGTCGGCGGCGCCGACTACCACGGGCAGGTCGAAGACCTGGGCAACGGCCAGTTGGGCTACCGCATCGACGTCGGCAGCGGCGACCTGGCCGGCAGCACCACCATCCAGGCCAGCGTCACCACCAGCGATGCGGCCGGCAACCGCGCCAGCGCCAATGCCGACCGCTCCTACACCGTTGACGCCATTGCGCCGACCGTGACGGTCGACATCGCCGCCGACGCCCTCAAGGCTGGCGAAACCAGCACCGTTACCTTCACCTTCAGCGAAGCGGTTACCGGCTTCAACAATGCCGACCTCACGGTCGACGGTGGCACGCTGAGCGACGTCAGCAGCAGCGACGGCGGCAAGACCTGGACCGCCACCTTCACCCCGACGGCCGGCTACACCGGCACCGCCAGCGTCACGGTGCTGGGCGGCAGCTACACCGACCTCGCCGGCAATGAAGGCCGGGGCGGCCGCGACAGCGCCACCGTCGACACCGCCGCGCCGGGCGTCAAGGTCGACATCGCCGCCGACGCCCTCAAGGCCGGCGAGACCAGCACCGTCACCTTCACCTTCAGCGAAGCGGTCACCAGCTTCAGCAATGCCGACCTCACGGTCGACGGTGGCACGCTGAGCGACGTCAGCAGCAGCGACGGCGGCCAGACCTGGACCGCCACCTTCACCCCGACGGCCGGCTACACCGGCACCGCCAGCGTGACGGTGGCGAGCGGCAGCTATACCGACCTCGCCGGCAATGCCGGCACGGGCGGCAGCGACCGTGCGGCGGTCGACACCACCGCGCCGGTGGCCCAGATTGCCGTCGACGCCATCACCGCCGACAACATCGTCAACGCCGCCGAGGCCGGCGGCGACGTCACCGTCACCGGTACGGTCACTGGCGAGTTCCGCAGCGGCGACGCCGTCACCCTGACGGTGAACGGCCAGGCCTACGCCACCACCGTGGACGCCGACGGCCGCTACAGCGTGGCCATCGCCGGCCGCGACCTCGCCGCCGACAGCACCATCGACGCCCAGGTGGTCGCCACCGACGTGGCCGGCAACCGCGTCACCGCCACGACCGTGCACAGCCATGGCGTCGACACCACCATTGCCGCGACCATCGCCGTCGACGCCATCACTGCCGACAACATCGTCAACGCCGCCGAAGCGGGGGGCGACGTCACCGTCACCGGCACCGTGAGCGGCGACTACCAGGCCGGTGACGCCGTCACCCTGACGGTGAACGGCCAGGACTACCACACCACCGTGGGCGCCGACGGCCAGTACCGCGTCGCCGTCAAAGGCAGCGACCTCGCGGCCGACAGCAACGTGCACGCCAGCGTGCTCGCCCACGACGCCGCCGGCAACAGCGCCACGGCCAGCACCGACCACGGCTACGGTGTCGACACCGCGATCACCGCCAGCATCACCATCGACCCGATCACCGCCGACAACACCCTGAACAGCCAGGAGCTGGGGGGCGACCGCGTCACCGTCAGCGGCACGGTGGGCGGCGACGTCCAGCTCGGCGACACCGTCACCCTGACCGTCGGCGGGTCCAGCTACCAGGGCCAGGTCGAAGACCTGGGCAACGGCCAGCTGGGCTACCGCATCGGCGTCGGCAGCGGCGACCTGGCCGGCAGCACCGCCATCCAGGCCAGCGTCACCACCCGCGATGCCGCGCACAACAGCGCCACCGCCACGGCCGACCGCAGCTACAGCGTCGACACCGCCGGCCCGAGCGTCACGGTCGACATCGCAGCGGACGCCCTCAAGAGCGGCGAAACCAGCACCGTTACCTTCACCTTCAGCGAAGCGGTCACCGGCTTCAGCAACGCCGACCTCACCGTCGACGGCGGCACGCTGAGCGACGTCAGCAGCGCCGACGGCGGCCAGACCTGGACGGCCACCTTCACCCCGGCGGCCGGCTACACCGGCAGCGCCAGCGTGGCGGTGGCGAACGCCAGCTACACCGACCTCGCCGGCAACGCCGGCAGCGGCGGCCGCGACACCGCGGCGGTCGACACCGCCGGCCCGAGCGTCACGGTCGACATCGCGGCGGACGCCCTCAAGAGCGGCGAGACCAGCACCGTCACCTTCACCTTCAGCGAAGCGGTCACCGGCTTCAGCAACGCCGACCTCACCGTCGACGGCGGCACGCTGAGCGACGTCAGCAGCGCCGACGGCGGCCAGACCTGGACGGCCACCTTCTCCCCGGCGGCGGGTTATGCCGGTCCGGTCGGCGTGACGGTGGCGGGGGGCAGCTACACCGACCTCGCCGGCAATGCCGGTACGGGCGGCAGCGACCATGCCGCCGTGAATGCGCTGCCGGGTGCGGCTGCGGTTTCGGCCTCCGGCAATGAGGACACTCCGATTACTGTGTCCTTGCAAGGGACGGATGCGGAAGATGGCGCAGTAGGCCAGTTCCAGATCGATTCCTTGCCGGCCAACGGCACGCTGTACAGCGATATCGCCATGACGCAGCAGGTCAGCGCGGGCAGCACGGTGAGCGATACCTTGTACTTCAAGCCCGATGCCAACTGGAGCGGGGATTCCTCCTTCACCTACAAGGCGGTGGATAGCCTGGGCGAGGTATCGGCGACAGCCGCGACCGCCAGCATCCATGTGGAAGCGGTGGCGGATGCGCCCAATTTGAGTGCGGCAGGAAGTTCGTCCTTCACCACTGTTGATTTCACCAATTCGGCCACCGGTATGGCGGTTAGCGTCGCGAGCGTGGGGGATGGTCAATGGCATACCGGCAATGCCGGGAATCAGGTCGAGGTCTATGAGGCTTCGGTGTATGGTGTATCGGGTGGTAGCAACAAGGTGCTCGAGCTGGAGCGGAATACCGGTGATGCCTCCAACCTCTACCATGACTTCACGGTCAAGGCCGGTGAAACGTACCACGTGGAACTGGACTATGCGCCGCGGTCGGGCTCGGAAAGCTCGTCGGGGGTGAGGGTGTACTGGAACGGCCAGTTGGTGACGACTCTGAGCGGAAGCAGCGCTACCTGGCAGCATATCTCGCTTGATCTGCCGGTCACCGCTGACGGTACCTCGCGGCTGGAGTTCAAAGCCACCGACAGCAACTCGTATGGCGGGTTGCTCGACAATATTTCGGTGGTCAGCAAAGTGAATACCGGTTTTGAGGATAGCTGGATTCGCCTCTCCAGCCTGACGTCGTCGCTTAACGACACCGATGGCTCCGAAACCCTGTCCCTCCAGATCACCGGCCTGCCGGCCGGCACCGTGCTCAAGGACGGCGACGGCGCTTCGGCCCACACGGTCACCGTGGGAAACAATGGCATCGCGGATATCACCGGCTGGAATACCGCCAATCTGCAACTGCTGCCGGTGACCGATTTCAACGGCACCCTGTCGTTGAACGTGGTGGCGACGGCGACGGAAGCGTCGAACCACAGCACGGCCACGACCACTGTGCCGCTGACGGTGACCGTGCTGGCGGCGCCGGACGGCGTGGCCGACACCTACCAAGTGGTCGAGGGCACTGCCAATGCCTTGGCGATGGTTCTGAGCAACGACGCCGACGCAACCGGTGCCGTGGTGGCACAGGTGGCGACCGATGCCACCGGCAGCGGAGCGCTGACGGTCGGCAGCTCGGTGACCCTCACGACCACGCTGGGCGGCAAGGTGGTGATGTACGCCGACGGTCACTTCCAGTACACCGCGCCGGTCCTGTCGCACACCAGTGCCGATACGCCGACGGACAGCTTCTATTACCAGGCCTCGGCGGGTGGCGCGTCCAGCACCTGGACCAAGGTTTCCATTGGGGTAACGGATACCAGCCCGGTGGCCGGCAGCGATGCGGCGGCCGTGAGATTCCTGGGGAGCGTCAGCGGCAATCTGCTGAGCAACGACGCCGTGGGGGCCGATGCCACGACGCTGACCAAGATCAACGGCAACAGCCTCAGCTTCGGCGCAGACGGCTGGGCGCATGTGACCACCGCCAACGGCACGCTGGACGTCAAGGCCGACGGCACCTACCAGTACACCTCGTCCGTGTCCGCCAGCGTCAACCTGACGACGGGCCAGGTGAGCGGCGGCACCACCGCCGGCCAGGCGTGGGATGCTTACGGCTTTACCTCGGCTCCAGTGACGGCAAGCGGAATGCTTCGCACCAGCCTCCTGACCGATGCGGCACACGACGCGGTGGTGTTGTCGGGCGGGGCCGGATCGGGCAAGGACGGTCTTGGCGTCAAGATCAGCGGCAACTCCAACGTTATCGACAATGGCGAGGTGCTGGTCGTGCACCTGGCCGAGCAGTCCCTGCACGCGGTGGCGACCATTGCCCAGTTCAACTACGCGCAGTCCACGACCGGTATCTGGACGGCCTACGATGCGCAGGGCAATCAGGTCGGCACCGGTACTTTCCACGGCATCGATTCGAGCGGCGGGGTGTTCACGGTGGACATTTCGACCAGCTCTGCCGCGAGCTACGTGTCGTTCACGTTTGCCGCCGGTAGCACTAGCAACCAGGGCTACGTGGTGCAGGCCCTCACCTATGACCGCCTCCCCGCCAACCATAGCGACCAGATCAGTTACCAGATCACCGATGCGGATGGCGATGTGTCGTCCTCAGTGTTGACGGTGACCCCGGACACGGTCGGTCAAGACATTCGCGGCACGGGCAGCGGCAACTATATCTTCGGCTCCAGCGGAAACGACACTCTGCACGGTTTGGGTGGCAACGATACGATCGTTGGCGGTAGCGGCAACGACTGGATCGAAGGCGGGGCTGGTGATGACACGCTGACCGGTGACAGCACGTTTGCCAGTAGCGTGGGTATCGACACCTTCAAGTGGTCCCTGGCGGACGCCGGTACGGTGGGCTCCCCGGCCAAAGACACCATCACCGACTTCCAGACGGGCTCCACCGGTGACGTGCTGGATCTGCGCGATCTGCTGCAAGGCGAGCATGCCACCGGGACGTCGAACCTGACCAACTACCTGCACTTCGAACTGCAGGGCAGCAGTACAGTGGTGCACGTCAGCCATACCGGCGGGTATGCTGGTGGGTTCAATGCCGGGCAGGACACGCAGCAGATCACCCTGCAGAACGTGGACGTGACTAATCACATGACCCTGAGCGATCAGCAGATCCTGCAGAATCTGCTGAACAACGGGAAACTGATTACCGATTGA